A part of Acropora palmata chromosome 8, jaAcrPala1.3, whole genome shotgun sequence genomic DNA contains:
- the LOC141890236 gene encoding G patch domain-containing protein 11-like, which translates to MADEDEEDYMSDRFLQGIAEKAPGLVPAKIAKNYKKEFRHKELNERNKVKPLRVKESEHREHGLANALDSSNKGFAMLQKMGFKHGMGLGKDGSGRAEPIPLAIKADRGGLGREMLLKRQREIKETLKEESAKKRKKVEQNQRDNFRRHMSGKFAERQTASDLYKSQKACEQLDRSKDLPCIEKWFWPDVKDDNDDKDDDDKPEETDDEPEPFEKLVSLTMYLRKTHQYCIWCGTKFDDDQDIADNCPGETAEDHE; encoded by the exons atggcggacgaGGACGAAGAAGATTACATGTCTGACAGATTTCTTCAAGGTATAGCTGAAAAAGCTCCAGGATTGGTTCCGGCCAAGATAGCAAAGAACTACAAGAAAGAATTCAGACACAAAGAactaaatgaaagaaataaagttAAACCTTTGCGAGTAAAAGAGAGCGAGCATCGAGAACATGGTCTAGCAAATGCACTCGACAGCAGCAACAAGGGTTTTGCCATGCTTCAGAAAATGGGATTCAAACATGGAATGGGGCTTGGAAAAGACG GTAGTGGACGGGCAGAACCAATTCCACTAGCAATAAAAGCAG ACAGGGGTGGTCTTGGTCGTGAGATGCTTTTAAAGAGGCAGAGGGAGataaaagaaacattaaagGAGGAGtctgcaaagaaaagaaaaaaagttgaacagAATCAGAGAGACAATTTTAGGCGGCACATGAGTGGAAAGTTTGCAGAGCGACAAACTGCCAGTGACCTGTACAAAAGTCAAAAAGCCTGTGAGCAGTTAGATCGATCAAAG GATTTACCATGCATTGAAAAATGGTTTTGGCCTGACGTAaaagatgataatgatgacaaagATGATGACGACAAACCTGAAGAAACAGATGATGAACCAGag CCGTTTGAGAAGCTGGTTAGCCTGACCATGTACTTGAGAAAAACTCACCAATATTGCATATGGTGTGGAACCAAGTTTGACG ATGATCAAGACATAGCTGATAACTGCCCTGGTGAGACGGCAGAGGATCATGAATAA